A section of the Dehalobacter sp. DCM genome encodes:
- a CDS encoding efflux RND transporter periplasmic adaptor subunit, which produces MGTPIGIEETYMIPEKSRKKRRPKKKIVILAAVILVIILVAVNIYRVNNIDVVKVSATAATEEHLVETVPASGTVFTSNRETVLSEVSGTVSDVKVKMGDKVKAGQVLMILDIPDADQRLAAARASLASAEAALYQAGSGNQSTEVAAAQSALVQAESTYNQNKKNLTLMKELFQIDGASQAELDKAQSDYDLSQLTYSKAQEDLKRAQAAAPAKLKSLQANVDSARLQLEAIENQVGRNGLICPRDGQVLSIAVNTGDQITVATQLLTIGNLSTLHIQASVTESEAKKIKVGQAVTFSGNAYPGEKYQGKVVQVGLELINKVTNNQMDTCLPVIISIDSGSMLFPGSNVDLEITTADRTALVVPVEALIDADGGDSVYIIKDSVAHLTAVETGISNGLTMEIKSGVSKGEQVILSPSDQLKDGSRVRVK; this is translated from the coding sequence GTGGGAACACCGATAGGAATAGAAGAAACATATATGATACCAGAGAAAAGCCGGAAGAAACGCCGTCCCAAGAAGAAAATCGTTATCTTGGCAGCGGTCATACTGGTCATTATCCTGGTTGCTGTCAACATTTATCGGGTGAATAATATAGATGTTGTCAAGGTTTCCGCGACCGCAGCAACCGAAGAACATTTAGTGGAAACCGTACCGGCCTCAGGCACTGTGTTTACTTCTAACCGGGAAACGGTTCTCAGTGAAGTCAGTGGCACTGTCAGCGATGTTAAAGTGAAAATGGGTGATAAAGTAAAAGCCGGACAGGTTCTCATGATTCTTGACATCCCAGATGCGGATCAGAGACTGGCGGCAGCGCGGGCCAGCCTAGCTTCGGCCGAGGCAGCACTTTACCAAGCTGGTTCCGGTAATCAGTCGACTGAAGTGGCAGCAGCTCAGTCTGCCCTTGTTCAAGCTGAAAGCACCTATAACCAGAATAAAAAAAACCTGACATTAATGAAGGAGCTTTTTCAGATAGATGGAGCCAGCCAGGCAGAACTGGATAAAGCCCAATCTGATTACGATCTCAGCCAGCTCACGTATTCCAAAGCACAGGAAGATCTAAAACGGGCGCAGGCTGCCGCCCCGGCTAAGCTGAAATCGCTTCAAGCCAATGTTGATTCAGCGAGACTTCAATTAGAAGCAATTGAAAACCAAGTCGGCAGAAACGGCCTGATTTGCCCCCGGGACGGGCAAGTATTGTCCATTGCTGTCAATACGGGTGATCAAATTACTGTGGCAACCCAGCTCCTAACGATTGGCAATTTGTCGACGCTTCATATACAGGCCAGTGTTACCGAGAGCGAGGCGAAGAAAATAAAAGTGGGGCAAGCGGTAACATTCAGCGGAAATGCTTATCCTGGGGAAAAATATCAGGGCAAGGTCGTCCAGGTGGGGTTGGAGCTTATCAATAAAGTCACCAATAACCAAATGGATACCTGCCTTCCGGTCATCATCAGTATCGATAGTGGTTCGATGTTGTTCCCGGGATCCAATGTTGATCTGGAAATCACTACCGCCGACAGGACGGCACTGGTCGTTCCGGTCGAAGCATTAATCGATGCCGATGGGGGCGACAGTGTCTATATCATCAAGGATAGCGTTGCGCATCTCACAGCGGTGGAAACCGGTATCAGCAATGGCCTCACCATGGAGATCAAATCTGGGGTGAGCAAGGGCGAACAGGTTATACTCAGTCCTTCCGATCAGCTTAAGGATGGAAGCAGGGTCCGAGTAAAATGA